In a genomic window of Papilio machaon chromosome 4, ilPapMach1.1, whole genome shotgun sequence:
- the LOC106708996 gene encoding uncharacterized protein LOC106708996, whose amino-acid sequence MAYYLKLLILWVVCVGVYSNEEKSDTGFVQSLDFGPIFNSEDSGIVTLASNPIAAAIANADKSQYPRLFDSLVSSSIDSLHTRLAPKENVFAASNFGFNPIASQSFYPQPQSQKLTLPQRSSAQLTAQGQLASPLRYDIRTVHDANYKVFNPEEKEEGENILETLRKDPSVAAYFQPAVTNVEVAHPVNYRKEELVDNSDVEPNYKAHPYITGPSRIRRYAGGRKKENGRRSSNEEDEDPYNYKAEYISRPKAFDESPYNSAYKEEKNPKKDYEYPYSYDSGYDHKEYERIKELSEKQAAEIKQNPGNCKEVKKDTMTCMSCKDPKTGGNYESCSYVAEPKNNKYAYSKERKFDSNDEPDEPENTQIEENPGKSQKLVDGQKDASSVKNYSDEEKPYSNYKNDDDNSGKYKSYYVHTSAPKPSEALRAAENQNDSEESKENKPYDYKKAIPGFYTDTEQKKDVENVLAEFKKKDRSACKKVHKNGMTCFQCIDKNGLKHEECMFVSESAPKQSHLAYQEVKEFTSKPATLDDGNEAAASQTVTSAPAKSAAYVVANSDYGKKLKRKKASQGTFAAASSPIGAVVPDVIASVPNPVKSHKVKRNEGSQAELNAQIIDETNIAPPEEFAGADSKGAFWAETMPRYSAALGVSLPEYMLSRSEHESLFDEFVAGA is encoded by the exons ATGGCGTATTATCTTAAACtg TTAATACTCTGGGTGGTGTGTGTTGGAGTTTATTCTAATGAAGAGAAAAGTGACACCGGATTTGTGCAATCATTGGATTTTGGACCTATCTTTAATTCCGAAGATTCGg GCATTGTTACTTTGGCTTCGAACCCCATAGCCGCGGCAATAGCAAACGCCGATAAGAGTCAATATCCTAGATTGTTTGATTCTCTTGTTAGTAGTTCTATTGATTCATTGCACACTCGTCTAGCGCCAAAAGAAAATGTGTTTGCCGCTTCAAACTTTGGCTTCAATCCTATCGCTAGTCAGAGCTTTTACCCCCAGCCGCAATCACAGAAACTAACACTGCCGCAAAGATCATCCGCCCAACTAACAGCTCAAGGACAACTCGCGAGTCCTTTAAGATACGATATAAGGACAGTTCATGATGCAAATTACAAAGTCTTCAATCCcgaagaaaaagaagaagggGAAAACATTTTGGAAACTTTGAGAAAAGATCCTTCGGTTGCGGCTTATTTTCAGCCTGCAGTTACTAACGTCGAAGTAGCGCATCCAGTAAATTATCGCAAAGAGGAGCTGGTAGATAACTCCGATGTCGAACCAAACTACAAGGCACATCCTTACATTACAGGACCATCCCGAATTCGACGGTATGCAGGAGGaaggaaaaaagaaaacggaaGAAGAAGCAGCAACGAGGAAGATGAGGACCCTTACAACTATAAAGCGGAGTATATTTCCAGACCCAAAGCCTTCGATGAAAGTCCCTACAACAGTGCCtacaaagaagaaaaaaatccgAAAAAGGATTATGAGTACCCCTACAGTTATGATTCCGGTTATGATCATAAAGAATATGAAAGAATAAAAGAGTTGTCTGAAAAGCAAGCTgctgaaattaaacaaaatccaGGGAACTGTAAGGAAGTAAAGAAAGACACCATGACATGTATGTCTTGTAAGGACCCAAAAACCGGTGGAAATTATGAATCGTGTTCGTATGTTGCCGAAccgaaaaataataaatatgcttATTccaaagaaagaaaatttgaCAGTAATGATGAACCGGATGAACCCGAAAATACTCAAATAGAAGAGAATCCAGGAAAATCTCAAAAACTTGTCGACGGTCAAAAGGACGCATCGAGCGTAAAAAACTACAGCGACGAAGAAAAACCATACagtaattacaaaaatgacGATGACAATTcaggaaaatataaatcatactATGTGCACACATCAGCGCCCAAACCTAGCGAAGCTTTAAGAGCTGCTGAAAATCAGAATGATTCTGAAGAAAGCAAAGAAAACAAGCCCTATGATTATAAGAAAGCCATACCTGGATTTTATACTGACACCGAACAAAAGAAGGACGTCGAAAATGTATTAGcagaatttaagaaaaaagataGATCAGCTTGTAAAAAAGTGCATAAGAACGGCATGACTTGCTTCCAATGTATCGATAAAAATGGTTTAAAACATGAGGAATGCATGTTTGTATCTGAATCGGCACCGAAACAAAGTCATTTAGCGTATCAAGAGGTCAAAGAATTTACTTCTAAACCCGCTACCCTCGACGATGGAAACGAAGCGGCAGCAAGTCAAACTGTGACTAGTGCCCCGGCTAAGTCTGCAGCATATGTCGTTGCAAACAGCGACTACGGCAAGAAATTGAAGCGCAAGAAAGCTTCGCAGGGCACTTTCGCCGCGGCCTCGAGCCCGATCGGAGCGGTTGTACCTGATGTCATAGCTTCGGTTCCAAATCCTGTAAAATCGCATAAAGTTAAGAGAAATGAAGGTTCTCAAGCAGAATTAAATGCTCAAATTATTGACGAGACTAATATAGCGCCGCCCGAAGAATTCGCCGGAGCCGATTCCAAGGGCGCTTTCTGGGCGGAGACCATGCCACGCTATAGCGCAGCGTTAGGCGTCTCTCTTCCTGAATATATGCTTTCGAGGTCAGAACATGAATCTCTCTTCGATGAATTTGTTGCGGGAGCGTAA
- the LOC106709012 gene encoding uncharacterized protein LOC106709012, with product MAEQYSDDEETLDVRSLPLRPPRPLLPPEKPVRRAWHPVMWDDHKDTAQKSDEPEQSVQSQHGSREYPHTQRIRNLRRLIAEGKVKPESETLIFFLCNKFAVSDDRRKKFE from the exons ATGGCGGAACAATACTCAGACGATGAAGAAACTTTGGACGTACGCAGTCTGCCACTAAGGCCGCCGCGACCTCTCCTTCCGCCGGAGAAGCCGGTGCGTCGCGCGTGGCATCCTGTCATGTGGGATGACCATAAAGATACTGCGCAAAAGAGCGACGAACCTGAACag tCAGTTCAGTCGCAACACGGCTCCCGCGAGTACCCGCACACGCAAAGAATACGCAACTTGCGCCGACTGATAGCCGAAGGCAAAGTCAAGCCGGAATCAGAAACACTCATATTTTtcctttgtaataaatttgcaGTTTCCGATGACAGACGGaagaaatttgaataa